A genomic segment from Nocardiopsis sp. Huas11 encodes:
- a CDS encoding MerR family transcriptional regulator: MRISELSRVTGVPSPTIKYYVREGLLPPGERTNRNQAQYGERHVRRIKLVRALVEVGGLSIATARDVLAKIDAPELDMLTSIGKAQFAMSTPPQRQPGDEEDWEDAARRVDELVTRRGWRSVPTNPARSTLASALVALERLGQQDKLDLLDTYAEAAERIVAAEIEVLLSRPDVDSMAEGLVVWTALGDVMLSSLRRIAQENVATARLAGVPARSADEAETGDEDKGEGEGEEPTAEA, from the coding sequence ATGCGAATCTCGGAACTGAGTCGGGTCACCGGGGTGCCCTCTCCGACGATCAAGTACTACGTGCGCGAGGGCCTGCTTCCGCCGGGTGAGCGCACCAACCGCAACCAGGCCCAGTACGGCGAACGCCACGTCCGCCGGATCAAGCTCGTCCGGGCCCTGGTGGAGGTGGGCGGCCTGTCCATCGCCACCGCCCGGGACGTGCTGGCCAAGATCGACGCGCCCGAACTCGACATGCTGACCTCCATCGGCAAGGCCCAGTTCGCCATGAGCACCCCGCCCCAGCGCCAGCCCGGGGACGAGGAGGACTGGGAGGACGCCGCCCGGCGCGTGGACGAGCTCGTCACCCGCCGCGGGTGGCGGTCCGTGCCGACCAACCCCGCCCGCAGCACCCTGGCCTCGGCGCTGGTCGCGCTGGAACGGCTGGGCCAGCAGGACAAGCTGGACCTGCTGGACACCTACGCCGAGGCCGCCGAACGCATCGTCGCCGCGGAGATCGAGGTCCTGCTGAGCCGCCCGGACGTGGACAGCATGGCCGAGGGGCTCGTGGTCTGGACGGCGCTCGGCGACGTCATGCTCAGCTCCCTGCGCCGCATCGCCCAGGAGAACGTGGCCACCGCGCGCCTGGCGGGCGTGCCCGCCCGCTCCGCCGACGAGGCCGAGACCGGGGACGAGGACAAGGGCGAGGGCGAGGGCGAGGAGCCGACCGCCGAGGCCTAG
- a CDS encoding type I polyketide synthase — MTGDREAVIDWFVRHIARTLSVPPETIRPDTPFTEVGLSSVQAVELTEELRRWSGVTVAPTLAYDHPTIETAAAHVAAGGADAASERSVPAPVGAVDAGEPIAIVGMGCRMPGGGGLEEYWRLLTEGTDAVGEVPAERWDAHGLYDPDPAVPGRMNTRWGGFLDDVTGFDAAFFGLTAREVERMDPQQRLVLEVACEALENAGTGPASLADTATGVFMGASTYDHGAALFASGDDVQPYDGTGGALSVVANRLSYCLNLRGPSMVVDTACSSSLVAVHLACQALRSGEADTAVAGGVNVITSPHIAMGFSRGGLMAPDGRCKTFDHRADGYVRSEGVGAVVLKPLSRALADGDRVYAVVRGGAVNQDGRTNGLAAPNRLAQERVLRSAYAAAGVDPAEVDYVEAHGTGTAVGDPIEVGALGAVLGAGRPEGRPLRVGSAKSNIGHLEAAAGVAGLVKTALALHHRTLPPSIHFERPNPMLGLDRLPVRVQTAVEAWPEREAGTPLAGVSSFGFGGTNAHLVLSAAPEADPAPPSPARSAAGTARPVLVPVSARSPEALARRARGWAERADRHADDPAWLPRAAAAAALRGDHDRHRAAVVATDAAGLADAMRALAEGRAHAGVCGPAATGRRARRPVLVFPGQGSQWDGMGRSLAAAVPAFRAAVRACDVEISRWLGHSLWSDEEGLVAAGTAEVQPALFAMEVALARTWLSWGVDPVAVIGHSMGEIAAAHLSGALSLTDAARIVVERSSLLSELTGAGGLALVELDVDEAAALLRGREHELSVAALNGPRAIVLSGATGALDEVVAELEGRGVFARRVTVEFAAHSPQVEPIQPRLRAALRGIAPRPAETVLYSTVTGEPIDGRELDPEYWERNVRATVRFAPALERLLADGYDTFVEVAPHPVLIRSVDEVTAGAENAMSVSSARRDEDETQGMLRALGELYAAGVPVDWSAQYGTGAPHVDLPPHGWDHQHFPLLRPASAGAATAAARRPGTLLGDRVHVGADPDLRVWTLPLDLAGAPELADHVVDDVPLVPGAYWLAATAMAAAADHGAASADEVAFVQPCPVAESGDPGLQLSLRPRGEGRSDLLVTSLQGGRTVVHARGVVHDTGESVPVCSPLEEVRDSCPDPLDVDALYERLGEAGLRYGPRFRGLAGLWSGREQALGRVELPEGLAHDTSPLHPALLDACLHVVAASVGDRTGDLPLPAGVQGLWSRQDTAPTRQGWCHARLLPSRERDVFAEVTVYDADGTVVWRAARLRVTLAARRRDADEGRLYGLRWSEVAPAGPASGEGHWLLLADAAGTARDLADRLTAAGGAVTVAEPSAAPPDAAYYDGLLERAPEGLRAVVDLRAAVPGGPGSGVGALARPAVEATGLLQAVARRDWPSDPPRVWLVTAGVHTPDSSSAVPPGAALWGLGRVAANEHPELDVAVADLTWPVSRRSVAALAAGLRRADTPGQIRADEALLAPRLAPLPVPAADAAPLRGDRTYLVTGGLGALGLHTARWLVGEGARHLLLLGRSEPTEQALGEIDGLRAAGAEVRTVRADLADPARVGAALKGLGRRFPALGGVFHLAGVLEDALVADLGRDTVERAVAGKSAGAWHLHEHTLDQPVEHFVLFSSMAAVLGSPGQGAYAAANSQIDALAVHRQARGLPAVSIGWGPWADTGLAVSSGGADRLAARGVPPLKPETALALLDEAMRSGRPHVVASAFRWEDVSRSPVLPAARLLLDGLLESDETAALPRGGARSRVLSGATRDRRTDEMRAFLLENVGSIVGAAADSLDSAVPFQDLGFDSMMAVELRNRLESALDVRLSAAMVFAHPTVDDLAEGLLARIDPEGAQGPAPGAPPPPPAHQDTGPEVPADLSGLDDDELTALLEEELDEGNDR; from the coding sequence GTGACCGGCGACCGCGAAGCCGTCATCGACTGGTTCGTCCGGCACATCGCCCGGACCCTGTCGGTACCGCCCGAGACCATCCGTCCCGACACGCCCTTCACCGAGGTGGGGCTCTCCTCCGTGCAGGCGGTCGAGCTCACCGAGGAACTGCGCCGCTGGTCCGGCGTCACGGTCGCCCCGACCCTGGCCTACGACCACCCCACCATCGAGACCGCCGCCGCCCACGTCGCGGCCGGCGGCGCCGACGCCGCCTCCGAACGATCCGTGCCGGCCCCGGTCGGCGCCGTCGACGCCGGCGAGCCCATCGCCATCGTCGGCATGGGCTGCCGGATGCCCGGCGGCGGCGGGCTGGAGGAGTACTGGCGCCTGCTGACGGAGGGGACCGACGCCGTCGGCGAGGTCCCCGCCGAGCGCTGGGACGCGCACGGCCTCTACGACCCCGACCCCGCCGTGCCCGGCCGGATGAACACCCGCTGGGGCGGCTTCCTCGACGACGTCACCGGGTTCGACGCCGCCTTCTTCGGGCTGACCGCCCGCGAGGTCGAGCGGATGGACCCCCAGCAGCGCCTGGTGCTGGAGGTGGCCTGTGAGGCCCTGGAGAACGCCGGCACCGGACCGGCGAGCCTCGCCGACACCGCGACCGGCGTGTTCATGGGCGCCTCCACCTACGACCACGGCGCCGCCCTGTTCGCCTCCGGCGACGACGTCCAGCCCTACGACGGCACCGGGGGCGCCCTCAGCGTCGTGGCCAACCGCCTCTCGTACTGCCTGAACCTGCGCGGCCCCTCGATGGTGGTGGACACCGCCTGCTCCTCCTCCCTGGTCGCGGTCCACCTGGCCTGCCAGGCCCTGCGCTCGGGCGAGGCCGACACGGCCGTGGCGGGCGGCGTCAACGTCATCACCAGCCCCCACATCGCCATGGGTTTCAGCCGCGGCGGCCTGATGGCCCCCGACGGGCGCTGCAAGACCTTCGACCACCGCGCCGACGGATACGTGCGCAGCGAGGGCGTGGGCGCGGTCGTGCTCAAGCCGCTCTCGCGCGCGCTGGCCGACGGCGACCGCGTGTACGCGGTCGTGCGGGGCGGCGCCGTCAACCAGGACGGCCGCACCAACGGGCTGGCCGCGCCCAACCGGCTCGCCCAGGAACGCGTCCTGCGCTCCGCCTACGCCGCGGCGGGCGTGGACCCGGCCGAGGTCGACTACGTGGAGGCCCACGGCACGGGAACGGCCGTCGGGGACCCGATCGAGGTCGGCGCGCTGGGCGCGGTGCTCGGGGCCGGACGTCCCGAGGGCCGGCCGCTGCGCGTGGGCTCGGCCAAGTCCAACATCGGCCACCTGGAGGCCGCGGCGGGCGTGGCCGGCCTGGTCAAGACCGCGCTGGCGCTCCACCACCGCACCCTGCCGCCGAGCATCCACTTCGAGCGGCCCAACCCGATGCTGGGCCTGGACCGGCTGCCCGTCCGCGTGCAGACCGCGGTCGAGGCCTGGCCCGAACGCGAGGCCGGCACGCCGCTGGCCGGTGTGAGCTCCTTCGGCTTCGGCGGGACCAACGCCCACCTGGTGCTGTCCGCCGCACCCGAGGCCGACCCCGCGCCGCCCTCCCCCGCCCGGTCCGCGGCCGGCACCGCCCGGCCGGTCCTGGTCCCGGTCTCGGCCCGCTCCCCCGAGGCCCTGGCCCGGCGGGCGCGAGGCTGGGCCGAGCGGGCCGACCGCCACGCCGACGACCCCGCCTGGCTGCCCCGCGCGGCCGCCGCCGCGGCCCTGCGCGGCGACCACGACCGCCACCGGGCCGCCGTCGTGGCCACCGACGCCGCCGGCCTGGCCGACGCGATGCGGGCCCTGGCCGAGGGACGGGCGCACGCCGGGGTGTGCGGACCGGCCGCCACCGGCCGCCGCGCCCGCCGCCCCGTCCTGGTCTTCCCCGGCCAGGGCTCGCAGTGGGACGGCATGGGCCGGAGCCTGGCCGCGGCCGTACCCGCCTTCCGCGCCGCCGTGCGCGCGTGCGACGTCGAGATCTCCCGCTGGCTCGGCCACTCCCTGTGGAGCGACGAGGAAGGGCTGGTCGCCGCCGGCACCGCCGAGGTGCAGCCGGCCCTGTTCGCCATGGAGGTCGCGCTCGCCCGCACCTGGCTGTCCTGGGGCGTGGACCCGGTGGCGGTCATCGGGCACAGCATGGGCGAGATCGCCGCCGCCCACCTGTCCGGCGCCCTGTCGCTGACCGACGCGGCGCGCATCGTGGTGGAGCGCAGCTCCCTGCTCTCCGAGCTCACCGGCGCCGGCGGGCTCGCCCTGGTCGAACTCGACGTGGACGAGGCCGCCGCGCTGCTGCGCGGACGCGAGCACGAGCTGTCCGTGGCCGCCCTCAACGGCCCGCGCGCCATCGTGCTCTCCGGCGCGACCGGCGCGCTGGACGAGGTCGTCGCCGAACTGGAGGGCCGGGGCGTCTTCGCCCGGCGCGTCACCGTGGAGTTCGCCGCCCACAGCCCTCAGGTCGAACCCATCCAGCCCCGGCTGCGCGCGGCCCTCAGGGGCATCGCCCCTCGCCCCGCCGAGACGGTCCTGTACTCCACGGTCACCGGCGAGCCGATCGACGGCCGGGAACTGGACCCGGAGTACTGGGAGCGCAACGTGCGCGCCACGGTCCGCTTCGCGCCCGCGCTGGAGCGCCTGCTGGCCGACGGCTACGACACCTTCGTGGAGGTCGCCCCGCACCCGGTGCTGATCCGCTCGGTGGACGAGGTCACGGCCGGGGCCGAGAACGCGATGTCGGTCTCCTCCGCGCGACGGGACGAGGACGAGACCCAGGGGATGCTGCGGGCGCTGGGCGAGCTGTACGCCGCCGGCGTCCCGGTGGACTGGAGCGCGCAGTACGGCACCGGCGCCCCCCACGTGGACCTGCCCCCGCACGGATGGGACCACCAGCACTTCCCGCTGCTGCGCCCCGCCTCGGCCGGCGCCGCCACCGCGGCCGCGCGCCGCCCGGGCACCCTGCTCGGGGACCGCGTCCACGTGGGCGCCGACCCCGACCTGCGGGTGTGGACCCTGCCGCTGGACCTGGCGGGCGCCCCCGAGCTGGCCGACCACGTCGTGGACGACGTCCCGCTGGTGCCCGGCGCCTACTGGCTGGCCGCCACCGCCATGGCGGCCGCCGCCGACCACGGCGCGGCCAGCGCCGACGAGGTGGCCTTCGTCCAGCCCTGCCCGGTCGCCGAGTCCGGCGACCCCGGCCTGCAGCTGTCCCTGCGCCCGCGGGGCGAGGGCCGGTCGGACCTGCTGGTGACCTCGCTCCAGGGCGGCCGCACGGTCGTGCACGCCCGCGGCGTGGTCCACGACACCGGGGAGTCCGTGCCCGTGTGCTCCCCGCTGGAGGAGGTGCGCGACTCCTGCCCCGACCCGCTGGACGTGGACGCGCTCTACGAACGGCTGGGCGAGGCGGGGCTGCGCTACGGCCCGCGCTTTCGCGGCCTGGCCGGGCTGTGGTCCGGCCGGGAGCAGGCGCTGGGCCGGGTGGAGCTGCCCGAGGGGCTGGCCCACGACACCTCTCCCCTGCACCCCGCCCTGCTCGACGCCTGCCTGCACGTGGTGGCGGCCTCGGTCGGCGACCGCACCGGGGACCTGCCCCTGCCCGCGGGCGTCCAGGGACTGTGGTCGCGCCAGGACACCGCGCCGACCCGCCAGGGCTGGTGCCACGCCCGGCTCCTGCCCTCCCGCGAGCGCGACGTGTTCGCCGAGGTGACCGTCTACGACGCCGACGGCACCGTCGTGTGGCGGGCGGCGCGGTTGCGCGTCACCCTGGCCGCGCGGCGGCGCGACGCCGACGAGGGACGGCTGTACGGGCTGCGCTGGAGCGAGGTGGCGCCCGCCGGTCCGGCCTCGGGCGAAGGCCACTGGCTGCTGCTGGCCGACGCGGCGGGCACCGCCCGCGACCTCGCCGACCGGCTGACCGCCGCGGGCGGGGCCGTCACCGTCGCCGAGCCCTCCGCCGCCCCGCCCGACGCCGCCTACTACGACGGTCTGCTGGAGCGGGCGCCCGAGGGGCTGCGGGCCGTGGTGGACCTGCGCGCCGCCGTGCCCGGCGGCCCCGGTTCCGGGGTCGGGGCCCTCGCCCGGCCCGCGGTCGAGGCCACCGGGCTGCTCCAGGCCGTGGCCCGCCGCGACTGGCCCTCCGACCCGCCCAGGGTCTGGCTCGTCACCGCGGGCGTGCACACCCCGGACTCCTCCTCCGCGGTCCCGCCCGGCGCCGCGCTGTGGGGGCTGGGCCGGGTCGCCGCCAACGAGCACCCCGAACTGGACGTGGCGGTGGCCGACCTGACCTGGCCGGTGAGCCGCCGCAGCGTGGCGGCGCTGGCGGCCGGCCTGCGCCGCGCCGACACCCCCGGTCAGATCCGGGCGGACGAGGCGCTGCTGGCGCCCCGGCTCGCGCCGCTGCCCGTGCCCGCCGCCGACGCCGCCCCGCTGCGCGGTGACCGCACCTACCTGGTCACCGGCGGACTGGGCGCGCTCGGACTGCACACCGCGCGGTGGCTGGTCGGGGAAGGTGCCCGGCACCTGCTCCTGCTGGGACGGAGCGAACCCACCGAGCAGGCCCTCGGCGAGATCGACGGCCTGCGGGCCGCCGGCGCCGAGGTGCGCACCGTGCGCGCCGACCTGGCCGACCCCGCGCGGGTCGGCGCCGCCCTCAAGGGCCTGGGACGGAGGTTCCCGGCGCTGGGCGGCGTGTTCCACCTGGCGGGTGTGCTGGAGGACGCGCTCGTGGCCGACCTGGGCCGAGACACCGTGGAACGCGCGGTGGCCGGCAAGAGCGCGGGTGCCTGGCACCTGCACGAGCACACCCTGGACCAGCCCGTCGAGCACTTCGTGCTGTTCTCCTCCATGGCCGCGGTCCTGGGCTCGCCCGGCCAGGGCGCCTACGCGGCGGCCAACAGCCAGATCGACGCGCTGGCCGTGCACCGCCAGGCCCGGGGGCTGCCCGCGGTGAGCATCGGCTGGGGGCCCTGGGCCGACACCGGACTCGCCGTCTCCAGCGGCGGAGCCGACCGCCTGGCCGCCCGCGGTGTTCCGCCGCTGAAGCCGGAGACCGCCCTGGCCCTGCTGGACGAGGCGATGCGCTCGGGCCGACCGCACGTGGTCGCCTCCGCCTTCCGCTGGGAGGACGTCTCGCGCTCTCCCGTCCTGCCCGCGGCACGGCTGCTGCTCGACGGGCTGCTGGAGTCCGACGAGACCGCCGCCCTGCCGCGCGGCGGCGCCCGGAGCCGGGTGCTGTCGGGCGCCACCAGGGACCGGCGCACCGACGAGATGCGCGCCTTCCTCCTGGAGAACGTCGGCTCGATCGTGGGGGCCGCCGCCGACTCCCTCGACAGCGCCGTCCCCTTCCAGGACCTGGGGTTCGACTCGATGATGGCGGTCGAGCTGCGCAACCGGCTGGAGTCGGCGCTGGACGTGCGCCTGTCGGCGGCCATGGTGTTCGCCCACCCCACGGTCGACGACCTGGCGGAGGGCCTGCTGGCCCGGATCGACCCCGAGGGCGCGCAGGGCCCCGCGCCCGGGGCGCCGCCCCCGCCGCCCGCCCACCAGGACACGGGCCCCGAGGTGCCCGCCGACCTGTCCGGGCTGGACGACGACGAGTTGACCGCGCTCCTGGAAGAGGAGCTGGACGAGGGGAACGACCGATGA
- a CDS encoding NAD(P)-dependent alcohol dehydrogenase, whose product MRAVVFDNYGTFPSLTEVPAPRPGPGEVLLRVAGAGACHSDVSVYRHFEEGQPGAQKPPFVLGHENAGWVEELGQGVTHVDVGGAYLVYGPVGCGHCRKCARGQDTYCENVATMPYLAVGLGRNGGMAEYMVAPAHHLVPLGDADPVLAAPLADAGLTPYHAVKQALPHLAGGGRHALVVGLGGLGQIAVQILTALTGATVIATDTKPEARARAERFGARTVAPGEDQAEQIRALTGGRGIDAAFDFVGVTPTIATAASTMAQGSRLTVVGIAGGTREWSFFTSPYESYITSTYWGTVEELWEVVDMFRAGQITPEVERFGMDDALEAYRKLEAGELSGRAVVVPHTS is encoded by the coding sequence ATGCGCGCTGTGGTCTTCGACAACTACGGCACCTTCCCGTCGCTCACCGAGGTGCCCGCTCCGCGCCCCGGCCCCGGTGAGGTGCTGCTCCGCGTCGCGGGCGCCGGTGCCTGCCACTCCGACGTCAGCGTCTACAGGCACTTCGAGGAGGGGCAGCCGGGAGCCCAGAAGCCGCCCTTCGTCCTGGGGCACGAGAACGCCGGGTGGGTCGAGGAGCTCGGGCAGGGCGTGACGCACGTCGACGTCGGCGGCGCCTACCTCGTCTACGGGCCGGTCGGCTGCGGGCACTGCCGCAAGTGCGCGCGGGGGCAGGACACCTACTGCGAGAACGTCGCCACCATGCCCTACCTCGCGGTGGGGCTGGGCCGCAACGGCGGGATGGCCGAGTACATGGTCGCGCCCGCCCACCACCTGGTCCCGCTGGGCGACGCCGACCCGGTGCTGGCCGCCCCGCTGGCCGACGCCGGGCTCACCCCGTACCACGCGGTCAAGCAGGCCCTGCCCCACCTGGCCGGCGGCGGACGCCACGCCCTGGTGGTCGGCCTGGGCGGGCTCGGCCAGATCGCCGTGCAGATCCTCACCGCCCTGACCGGCGCGACCGTCATCGCCACGGACACCAAGCCGGAGGCGCGGGCGCGCGCGGAGCGCTTCGGCGCCCGCACGGTGGCCCCGGGTGAGGACCAGGCCGAGCAGATCCGCGCACTCACGGGAGGCCGGGGCATCGACGCGGCCTTCGACTTCGTGGGGGTCACGCCCACCATCGCCACGGCCGCCTCGACGATGGCGCAGGGCTCACGGCTCACGGTCGTGGGCATCGCGGGCGGGACCCGCGAGTGGTCGTTCTTCACCAGCCCCTACGAGTCCTACATCACCAGCACCTACTGGGGGACGGTCGAGGAACTGTGGGAGGTCGTCGACATGTTCCGCGCAGGGCAGATCACGCCGGAGGTCGAGCGCTTCGGGATGGACGACGCCCTGGAGGCCTACCGCAAGCTGGAGGCGGGAGAGCTGTCGGGGCGAGCGGTCGTGGTTCCGCACACTTCCTGA
- a CDS encoding response regulator transcription factor → MLTIRIVLADDHTLLREALREILLAEPDFAIVGEAGDGEAAVESVSRLAPDVVLLDVDMPRSQPVETARRLLRNSPRTSVIVLTMHDEPQLVKEMLQVGVSGYLHKGIGRRDLVAAIHQATREPRQVTMSVSRETIVSVGSNSTGPLSAREQEVLSLVAGALSNRQIATRLSITEGTVKRHLRNIFDKLGAESRMDAVNKVRAAGARLPHPHP, encoded by the coding sequence ATGCTCACCATTCGGATTGTCCTCGCCGATGACCACACACTGCTCCGCGAAGCCCTACGGGAGATCCTCCTGGCCGAACCCGACTTCGCCATCGTCGGGGAGGCGGGGGACGGGGAGGCCGCCGTGGAGAGTGTCAGCCGCCTCGCCCCCGACGTCGTACTGCTGGACGTGGACATGCCGCGCAGCCAGCCCGTCGAGACCGCGCGGCGCCTGTTGCGGAACTCGCCCCGGACGTCGGTGATCGTCCTGACGATGCACGACGAGCCCCAGCTCGTGAAGGAGATGCTGCAGGTCGGCGTCAGCGGCTACCTGCACAAGGGGATCGGCCGGCGCGACCTCGTGGCCGCCATCCACCAGGCCACCCGCGAACCCCGCCAGGTGACCATGTCGGTCTCGCGGGAGACCATCGTGTCGGTGGGCTCCAACTCCACCGGGCCGCTGTCCGCGCGCGAGCAGGAGGTGCTCTCCCTGGTGGCCGGCGCGCTGAGCAACCGGCAGATCGCCACGCGCCTGTCCATCACCGAGGGGACGGTCAAGCGCCACCTGCGCAACATCTTCGACAAGCTCGGCGCCGAATCGCGCATGGACGCCGTGAACAAGGTCCGGGCGGCCGGCGCCCGGCTGCCCCACCCGCATCCGTAG
- a CDS encoding fatty acyl-AMP ligase, whose protein sequence is MTTFPLAPSLAEALAFQAREQGSKTAYRSLPDGETEARSQTFSELELQVRAVAAHLQEVAAPGDRVLVLVPDAIDFALSFLACQYAGAVAVPVYPPYPLNSQRKVDTLRSIAADSGAVAVLSTDAVDYRTVFAASAPELAALHWIAVDTVDTYDATRYRRAGASEVSFLQYTSGSTSTPKGVVVTHEALVANQDYIRRAGRYDTDTVIVSWLPLFHDMGLIGTLLPAVFVGLEAVLMPPLAFVQSPVRWLRAVTRYRATVSGAPNSGYELCLRRVTEQDREGLELSSWKVAFNGAEPVRAATLEAFTRAFASHGFDERAHYPCYGLAENTLMVTGSRYDVRPPVLDVDLAALQKERRLVTGGAHRLVSSGVVLEGRRLEIVDPDTLLPVAPGEVGEIWSAGPDVAAGYWNNPDATRETFRAHLADSGDGPFLRTGDLGVFLDGDLYVCGRMKDVVIVDGRNHYPQDIEATVEDAHPAIRRNCLAAFAVEGADREELVVIAELDPHHRRADHAEVVRAVRTAVGTAHGVQADTVLLVAPGSVTKTTSGKVQRRACRAAYESGTLTPARTRPELEDAK, encoded by the coding sequence ATGACGACGTTCCCTCTCGCGCCGAGCCTCGCCGAGGCGCTGGCCTTCCAAGCACGGGAGCAGGGATCGAAAACCGCCTATCGCTCCCTACCCGACGGCGAGACCGAAGCACGCAGCCAGACCTTCTCCGAGCTCGAGCTCCAGGTGCGCGCCGTCGCCGCCCACCTCCAGGAGGTGGCCGCGCCCGGTGACCGCGTCCTGGTCCTGGTCCCCGACGCGATCGACTTCGCCCTGTCCTTCCTCGCCTGCCAGTACGCCGGAGCCGTCGCCGTCCCCGTCTACCCGCCCTACCCGCTCAACTCCCAGCGCAAGGTCGACACCCTGCGCTCGATCGCCGCGGACTCCGGCGCGGTCGCCGTCCTGTCCACGGACGCGGTCGACTACCGGACCGTGTTCGCCGCCTCGGCCCCCGAACTCGCGGCGCTGCACTGGATCGCGGTGGACACCGTCGACACCTACGACGCCACCCGCTACCGGCGCGCGGGCGCCTCCGAAGTGTCGTTCCTGCAGTACACGTCCGGTTCCACCTCCACCCCCAAGGGCGTGGTGGTCACCCACGAGGCGCTCGTGGCCAACCAGGACTACATCCGGCGCGCCGGACGCTACGACACCGACACCGTCATCGTGAGCTGGCTTCCCCTCTTCCACGACATGGGGCTGATCGGCACCCTGCTGCCGGCGGTGTTCGTCGGCCTGGAGGCCGTCCTCATGCCGCCCCTGGCCTTCGTCCAGAGCCCGGTGCGCTGGCTGCGCGCGGTGACCCGGTACCGCGCGACGGTCTCGGGCGCGCCCAACTCCGGGTACGAGCTGTGCCTGCGCCGCGTGACCGAGCAGGACCGCGAGGGCCTGGAACTCAGCAGCTGGAAGGTCGCCTTCAACGGCGCCGAACCGGTCCGCGCCGCCACCCTGGAGGCCTTCACCCGCGCCTTCGCCTCCCACGGCTTCGACGAGCGGGCCCACTATCCCTGCTACGGGCTGGCCGAGAACACCCTCATGGTCACGGGCTCGCGCTACGACGTGCGGCCGCCGGTCCTGGACGTGGACCTGGCCGCGCTGCAGAAGGAGCGCCGCCTGGTCACGGGCGGCGCCCACCGCCTGGTCTCCTCCGGTGTGGTCCTGGAGGGACGCCGTCTGGAGATCGTCGACCCCGACACCCTGCTGCCCGTCGCCCCCGGCGAGGTCGGCGAGATCTGGTCGGCCGGACCGGACGTGGCCGCCGGGTACTGGAACAACCCCGACGCGACGCGGGAGACCTTCCGCGCGCACCTGGCCGACAGCGGTGACGGCCCCTTCCTGCGCACCGGTGACCTGGGGGTGTTCCTGGACGGCGACCTCTACGTGTGCGGCCGTATGAAGGACGTCGTCATCGTCGACGGCCGCAACCACTACCCGCAGGACATCGAGGCGACCGTGGAGGACGCCCACCCCGCGATCCGCCGCAACTGCCTGGCCGCCTTCGCCGTGGAGGGCGCCGACCGCGAGGAGCTCGTCGTGATCGCCGAGCTCGACCCCCACCACCGCCGCGCCGACCACGCCGAGGTCGTGCGCGCCGTGCGCACGGCCGTGGGGACCGCCCACGGCGTCCAGGCCGACACCGTGCTGCTGGTCGCACCGGGCTCGGTCACCAAGACCACCAGCGGCAAGGTCCAGCGCCGGGCCTGCCGCGCCGCCTACGAGAGCGGCACCCTGACACCCGCCCGTACCCGTCCGGAACTGGAGGACGCCAAGTGA
- a CDS encoding HAD family phosphatase, with product MTTSSTTTGTGVRAVWTDFGGVLTPPPAQTFTALCERTGVDPEPLLHAVLEVTARYGTDDMMLPLDTPLVTEDEWLRQVVEVLEREHGVRVRITSLADTWFDDRETNKPWVDSLEDARRRDRFVGMLSNMPPAWDEHWRRMVPHAFFDDVVMSFEVGLRKPGREIFDLAAERAGVLPQECLLVDDLVANCEGAVAAGWRALHFTDTALAVTELERLLD from the coding sequence ATGACGACCTCGAGCACCACCACGGGCACCGGTGTGCGGGCGGTGTGGACCGACTTCGGCGGTGTCCTGACCCCGCCGCCGGCCCAGACCTTCACGGCGCTGTGCGAGCGCACGGGCGTGGACCCCGAGCCCCTGCTGCACGCGGTCCTGGAGGTGACGGCGCGCTACGGGACCGACGACATGATGCTGCCGCTGGACACCCCGCTGGTCACCGAGGACGAGTGGCTCCGCCAGGTCGTGGAGGTCCTCGAACGGGAGCACGGCGTGCGGGTGCGGATCACGAGCCTGGCCGACACCTGGTTCGACGACCGTGAGACCAACAAGCCCTGGGTCGACTCACTCGAGGATGCGCGGCGGCGGGACCGGTTCGTGGGCATGCTCTCCAACATGCCGCCGGCCTGGGACGAGCACTGGCGGCGCATGGTGCCGCACGCGTTCTTCGACGACGTCGTGATGTCGTTCGAGGTGGGTCTGCGCAAGCCGGGCCGGGAGATCTTCGACCTGGCCGCCGAGCGCGCGGGCGTGCTTCCGCAGGAGTGCCTGCTCGTGGACGACCTGGTCGCCAACTGCGAGGGGGCCGTGGCGGCCGGATGGCGCGCGCTGCACTTCACCGACACCGCGCTGGCGGTGACGGAGCTGGAACGGCTCCTGGACTGA